A stretch of DNA from Acomys russatus chromosome 4, mAcoRus1.1, whole genome shotgun sequence:
tctaacaaaaattCCAACACCAGGCACAAAATATCAACGTGAAATTGTTGGATAAAGGagtccaagacacacacacacacacacacacacacacacacacacacacacacacacacagatacaggcTGTTGATATTGCTCTCAGTTGCCTCCAAAAGACTGAAGAAAGGGAAGCCCTGTTGCTGAGGACATCATGTGCTTCAACCACAGAACTCCAAAGAGGCTAGTTGGGTCTTgtctgaaagcctcctccctgcaGACTTGGTTTTCTATGAAGGCTACCGTGAATTAAACAGAACTTCAGAATCCCATGCATGATGAAGCATGTCAGCCATGGTGTCTTGAAAGGGCTTTCTTGATGGAGAATGAAGACATGATCAAGTCCTGAAGACTTTTGCAGCATCAAGTCTCTTCCCAACTCTGGACTGGAGTGTCTTCCGGAACTACAGATATCACTGTGGTGATCTCAAAGTAAAAGGGGAGATTGTTGAGAATGCTCTGATGTCATCATATCCTTGGAGAGTTCCAGGGAACAGAACCAGGACTCCTACTGAGCAGGGAGAAGGAAGCTGACACTGACAGATAAGAAAGGCCATGGCCCTTCATAAAGCGAGCAAAGCCAGTCAGGAGCTATATAAAGGAaaagctcagctcagctctcagCCAAGGCCCTTCCTGGCAAGATGAGTCTCACCAGCTTCTTCCTCCTTACATTGCTCCTCGTTCTGGTGACAGAAGCAACTGCAAGGAAATCCCGTGGTGAGTGACAATTTTGTTCTGGGGGAAAGGTATTTGGGGAAAACACTCTCAAATGGGTCCCATCAGTCTACAGAATCCTGTGTTCCCAGGGCTTCTGTCCCTGATGGAAACTCACTCTTTTCGAGCCTTAACCATAAGCCTTGTGTGGATGTCTGTAACTTGACAAGCAAAATGCTGGTAATGAGGGCTCCAGGGGAATGTTGGACATCAGGTGACACAATCATCCTCACTGTCACTTGGAAAGGGCCATTTGACAGGTAGATCATTCCACTTTCTAGCTAGATGCAAGGGCCAATGGCTTTACAGACGAAACAGCAACAGGTCCATCCAAACACAGGTCTATAACCAGAGCTGCAGGACAGGCACCCGGCAGGGTCCTGATGCACAAGTAACCCAGAaaccatggacagacagacatggagaatGACATGTACTTTTCTTTCAACAGAAAAGTTCTCACAATCTGAAGATTCCAGCGAAAGCTTGGATGTAAAGATACAGGGTGGCAGTGATGGATCAAGTTCTACCAGTGAAGAATTCAGCCGAAGTGAGAGCTCCTGGGGTACTTTTAaggcaaaaaaccccaaaaccaccaTCAGTGAGGAAGTCTTTGAGGAAAGGAAGTATAAAGCCAATGCTGGTGATGGCAGTGATAGCAACAGGAGGAATGAAGGGGAACTAGAGCGGTCCTATATGCggaaaaaggaaaagcagaagtttACACAAGAGGTAGCCAAATAATACGGCTACGAACCAACTGACAACCTGGACAATAATAATGGTAAGGTTTTACCAGGTATGGGGCATGCCTACCCCAGTGTTTACAAGTTACACTGGGCACTTCCTGGGCCATATGGGACTGGGCCCTATGGGGCACCCTAGGGGAGCTGGGAAATATGGCCTTTGGGGAGGTGAGGAACACATCTGGCAGAGCAGAAAAAGGCACCTGGTTGTGACTGTGTCCTGAGTGTGTTTCTAACATGTTTCCCTTGTGAAAACCAACAAGTAAATACATCTGAGTATGTACCATCCAtacaagcatttttaaaatttttttattaatttattcttgttatatctcaatgtttatcccatcccttgtatcctcccattcttctctccctcccattttcccatcattcccctcccctatgactgttcctgggggggattacctccccctgtataatttgctcaaccatgtttatagcagccttattcataatagccataacatggaaacagcctaagtgtccatcagcagaagaatggataaagaaactgtggtacataccaGCATATTTATCAGGCTATAATGCAAGCTTGTTATGCATTAGAATTTTCTTTGGTGTAAGTTAACTTCAGGATTATCATGGAACATAGTGTTACAGTATTATTCTCTTCCCATGTCCACATGTCCCTGTTATGTTACATTTATCCCTTTCAATGACTATGGGTCCAAGAATTAGCTTCCATTTCGCTCT
This window harbors:
- the LOC127187668 gene encoding seminal vesicle secretory protein 6-like, which translates into the protein MSLTSFFLLTLLLVLVTEATARKSREKFSQSEDSSESLDAKNPKTTISEEVFEERKYKANAGDGSDSNRRNEGELERSYMRKKEKQKFTQEVAK